A stretch of DNA from Mucilaginibacter daejeonensis:
CGGGCGTTCATTTGCATGCAGCGCTCCAGGTTGACCAGGTCACCCACGCGCAGCAAACCGATGTTCGATTTATTCAACGTCTCTTCGATAGCCGTCACCGTATGCTGGCCATCAGCAACAGCCACCACGGTAAGGCAAACACCATTATGGGATACCGACTGATCAATCTTGAGCTGTGAGGAGATGTCAGATGTGATGGTCAGGTGAACGTTGCCTTGCTCCTGCTGAAGATCGGCCACCCGGCCTAAGGTCTCGATGATACCAGTGAACATATCGCTTTATTTTGATATAGATGTTTGTTGAACAGATGCAACGAATGTAGGCATTATAGCGGCTGGCTTCATCAGGTAATTATCAATTTTAAGCATTGACCGATTTTTGTGAGCTACCGCATCTATAGCAAGAAACGGGTTGCCTGCTGTATGCGCCTCCCCTATCTTTGTACCAAGAATAAAGGACCAATGTTGACCCAAATAGAGATAGATCATGACCGTATAGCCAAAGCTATCGGGTATCTGAAGCAGCATTATGCTCAGCAGCCTTCTTTAGATGAGGTGGCGGCGTATGTAGGCATGAGTGCTTTTCATTTCCAACGTATGTTCACGCAATGGGCCGGCATAAGTCCTAAACGATTTGTTCAGTATCTGAGCGTTGAGCACGCTAAAAATATACTTTCCCAGAAGCAGGCCACGCTTTTTGACGCGGCGATCGGTACCGGATTATCAGGTACAGGCCGTTTGCATGATCTGTTCGTCAAGATCGAGGGCATGACACCCGGCGATTATAAGAACGGCGGCCAGGATCTGCATATCAACTACAGCTTCCAACATACACCGTTCGGTACCGTCTTGGTGGCCGCTACCGCTAAGGGCGTTTGCTACGTGGCCTTCGCCGACGAGGATGAAGAGATAGGCTTGGGTCTCTTGAAGCAGCGCTTTCCCAACGCCAGCTATCACCACCAAGCTGACGAGCTTCAGCAGCGTGCCCTATCAATTTTCACCCGCAATAAGACCGAGGTTAAAGACATCAAGCTCCATTTGAAGGGTACGCCGTTTCAACTGAAGGTGTGGGACGCCCTACTAAAGATCGCAACAGGTGATCTGACCACTTACGCTGCACTGGCCAGATCCATTGACCATCCTAAAGCTTGCAGAGCCGTAGGCAGTGCCGTAGGCGATAATCCAGTGGCGTACCTGATCCCCTGCCACCGCGTGATCCGGTCGACCGGCGAAAGCGGACAATATCATTGGGGCGCGCACCGAAAAAGCGCCATGATCGGTTGGGAGGCGGCCAGGGTGTTGAACAATGATGCGGATGTAAGCGTTGAACTATTGACCGGTGATGAACAAGATCACTGATCAACTTAGCTATGAACCTTTTTGATCTGGATGAGCGCCGAAACCTGCTACCATACGATGGGGAGGTGATCTATTATGGGCGTATACTGACCCCAGCCGTTGCCAACGCTTACCTTGATAAGCTAATGCGATCGGTCAATTGGAAAAATGATGAGATGGTGATCTACGGCAAGCATTTTATTACCCAACGTAAGGCTGCATGGTACGGCGATCAAAATTACAGCTACACCTATTCGGGCACTACCAAACAGGCCATCCTTTGGACCGATGAACTACGCGAGATCAAAACATTGGTAGAAAAACATTGCGGCAGCACCTTCAATTCCTGCCTGCTTAACCTGTATCATAACGGTGGTGAAGGCATGTCATGGCATAGTGATGATGAGCGGTTGTTGGGAAATGATATCGTTATCGCCTCCTTAAGCTTGGGTGCCGAGCGTAAATTCTCATTCAAACATAAGACCACCAAACAGACCACCTCCATCGACCTTGAGAACGGCAGCTTACTGGTCATGAAAGGTACCACACAGCGCAATTGGCTGCATGCCGTACCGAAGACCACCAAGGTTAAACAACCAAGGATCAACTTAACGTTCCGTACCATTGTTGGTTGATCTTGAATGGTTCAACCTCCAGTATTGAATCGGCGATCGTAACATATAGTTCCTGGCAGCGTCTATTAACAACAGGCATTTGCTTAAAGGCATAAGCCTCATAGGTCTTTGGGTCACACGTGGGTTATAATGGTTACATTTGCCCCATCACTCTACTGCATGCTATCAAAAAGAACTACCTGCTACTTCATTCTTTTTTTGCTATCCGTTTGTTGCGTACCTGCAATTGCACAAAAACGCTGGGCCTTGAGTGGCACCGTACGGGATGCCAGCACCGGCGAAACGCTGATCGGTGCCAGCGTACGTATAGAAGGACCTACCCAGAACGGAGCTGCTACCAATGCCTACGGTTATTACGCGTTGAGTGGCACCACCGGCACTTATACCCTTACCGTTAGCTATATAAGTTACAAAACGCTCACCAAAAGCATCACGCTCGACAAGAACACCACGCTGAACATCGAGCTACAACCCGGCGCCGAACTGGAAGCGGTGGTGGTGAGCGCCAAAGACCGTAAGAACAAGAACGTGCGCAGCCCGCAAATGGGTGTTGAACAGCTCGACATTAAACTGCTGGACAACCTGCCGGTGCTCTTTGGCGAAAAGGATATATTGAAGACCATTCAGTTGTTGCCGGGAGTTAAATCGGGCGGTGAGGGCAATACCGGCTTTTTTGTTCGGGGAGGTGCATCTGATCAAAACCTGATCCTGCTTGATGAGGCGACCGTATATAACTCATCACACCTTCTGGGTTTCTTTTCTACTTTTAATGCTGATGCCATCAAGACCGCCGACCTGTATAAAGGAGGCATGCCTGCGCAATACGGTGGTCGTTTATCGTCGGTATTAGATGTGAAGATGGATGATGGCAACAACAAGACTTTTGCGGCTGAAGGGGGCATCGGCCTGATCGCCTCGCGTTTGAAGGTGGAGGGACCATTGGTTAAAGGGAAAAGCTCGTTCATGATCAGTGCGCGCCGCACGTACATTGACCTGCTGTTGAAGGCTGCGCCCGACAGCGATATACGAGGGAACACGTTGAACTTTTACGACATTAACGCCAAAGTGAATTACAAATTCGACGATAAGAACACGGTTTACGCATCTGGGTATTTTGGGAAGGACAACATTGGCATCAAAGATCTTTTTGATAACAACTGGGGTAATACTACAGGTACCGTACGTTGGAACCATGTGTTCAACAGCAGCTTATTCTCCAACACCTCGTTCATCTATAATAAGTACAATTATGCCATCAAACTGATCGATGATGTGAACGACCTGAAAGCTACCTCACTGATACGTGACCTTAACTTCAAAGAGGACCTGCAATATTTCAGCAATAAGCACACCTTTCGGTTCGGTTTACAAGCCACTCATCATCGCATCGCTCCGTCTGATATAACCGCCAGCACTACCTCAAGCTACAACCCACTATCCATCGAGAACCGGTATGGATTGGAGACATCGGCCTACTTGTCTGACGAGTACGTCCTCACGCCAAAGCTTACGATACTTTATGGTGTAAGAGCGAGTTTGTTCAGTCTATTAGGTCCCGGCACGTTCAATACTTATGATGCCGATGGCAATATCAGCTCCACGGCAACTTACAGCAGCGGTAAGTTCGTGAAGAACTACTTTAACCTGGAGCCACGCTTCTCGGCCAGTTATGCACTGAATGAAGAGAACTCGATCAAGGCATCTTACAACCGTAACACACAGAACATTCACATCTTATCGAATACCGGGTCAAGCTCCCCTACCGATCAGTATGTGATGAGCAGCAACAACATCAGGCCTGAGATAGCCGACCAGGCAGCCGTAGGTTATTTCCGAAACTTGAAGGATAATGCCTACGAACTATCGGCTGAGACCTATTATAAGACCATGCAGAACCAGATCGAATACAAGAATGGCGCACAACTGTTGGCCAACGCCTCGGTAGAATCTGAACTGTTATATGGTAGTGGCCGTGCGTACGGCTTGGAGTTATATGCCAAAAAGCGAACCGGTAAACTGACCGGCTGGGTAAGCTACACCCTATCACGCACCGAACGCAAATTCGCGGCGCTGAACAATGGCAATTACTTCCCGTCACGTTATGACCGCACGCACGACCTGTCGTTGGTGGGTATTTATAAATTGGGCAAAAGATGGACGTTATCTGGCAATTACATTTACAGCACCGGTAACGCTGTGACGTTCCCGGCGGGCAAATATCAATTAAATGGCAACACCGCTTACTTTTATACTGAACGTAACGCCAACCGTATGCCTTACACCAGCCGGTTGGACCTAAGCGCTACGTTGGAAGCCAAGGATCAGAGCAAGCGCTTCCGCTCGAGCTGGTCGTTCGGGTTATATAATGCCCTGAATCGCAAGAACCCCTACTCGATCGACTTTAGGGATGTACCCAACGACCCAAGCCGCACGCAAGCCGTTCAAACATCCTTGTTCGGTATCATTCCATCCATCACCTGGAACTTCAAATTTTGATCCTGAAGAAAATGAAGACATTCATCAACTTGATATATTTAATTACTGCTGTAGTGCTATTCACCTCCTGCGAAAAGGTGATCGATGTACAAGTGAATACCTCTGCCTCCCAACTGGTGATCGAAGGCAATATCACCAACGTGCGCGAAACGCAACGCATCAAGGTCAGCCGGTCGGTCAACTATACCGAGACCAACAACTTCCCGGCCGTGACCGGAGCTAAAGTGGTAGTTAAAGATAACGTAGGCAATACCTGGAACTTTACCCATGCTGGCTTGGGCGTGTACACCTTCGGTCCGGTGCGTGGTATCGCCGGCCGCACCTACAACATGACCGTCACCACTAATGATAACAACACCTATACCGCCAGCTCTACCATGCCGGCACAGGTAATGGTAGATTCATTAAGTTTTACCACACTTACCTTTGGCGGCCGTACCCGCAAGCACGTGGCAGTACACTACACCGACCCACGCGGTGTGGCCAACTACTACCGCTATATTTTATACCGAAACGGCATAGCCAGCAAAAGCATTTTTGTAGAAAGCGACCGCCTTACCGATGGCAATAAGATCAAGGATGAATTGTTCCCCGCTGGTGCCGACGACGAGGATGACCAGGAGCTGGAGACCGGCGATGAAGCCACCGTTGAGGCGCAGTGTATAGATAAGTACGTTTTCAATTTTTTCTTCACCCTGCGGCAGCAAAAACGTGGTGGTCCTGGTGGCGGGGTCACACCAGGCAACCCACCGTCTAACATCAGCAACGGCGCGTTGGGCTACTTTAGTGCGCATACCTACCAAGCGATCAAAATAACCGTACCGTGACCATCTGGGTCTGTAAAATAGGCCTAAAACCACCCAATTTCCTGTAAAATGCTGTATTTTTGTACAAAAACACAGCACTTGGCATGAGCGAACAAGACGTTACCCGAACATATCCCAGACATTTTTTGCGCGCGGCTGTCGGTGGCGTTTTCTTTTTACCCGGGTTGATATTTGCCAGTTGGGCCTCACGTATCGCTACCATCCAACAAACTTTGCACTTATCGGACGCCGGTCTTGGAGCTATACTATTCTGTATCCCGGTAGGGCTTATACTTTCTTTACCGGTAGCGGGCTGGCTGATCTCCCATATCGGTAGCCGGAGGCTGGTAGTACTCGGGTTAATTGCCTATGCTATAGCACTGATCGGATTAGGTGCCGCACCTAATGTCCCAATACTGATCGCGTGCATGATCTTTTATGGATTTGCCAGTAACTCGGTCAATATAGCGGTGAATACCCAGGCAGTAGCTGCCGAAAAGCTATACGAAAAGCCGATCATGGCCTCCTTTCATGGTTTATGGAGCCTGGCCGGATTTGTAGGTGCCGGCTTAGGTACGCTCATGATCGGCAAGCGGATCGTGCCTTTGCATCACTTCATATACGTAGCGATAGCAGTAGTATTTGGCTTGCTGATCGCACGTAAATATCTATTCGATGATAAAGGGCCATCAGAGCAGGGCCCAGCATTTGTACTGCCTGACCGCTCGCTTATCAAGCTGGGTATCATTGCTTTT
This window harbors:
- a CDS encoding methylated-DNA--[protein]-cysteine S-methyltransferase, encoding MLTQIEIDHDRIAKAIGYLKQHYAQQPSLDEVAAYVGMSAFHFQRMFTQWAGISPKRFVQYLSVEHAKNILSQKQATLFDAAIGTGLSGTGRLHDLFVKIEGMTPGDYKNGGQDLHINYSFQHTPFGTVLVAATAKGVCYVAFADEDEEIGLGLLKQRFPNASYHHQADELQQRALSIFTRNKTEVKDIKLHLKGTPFQLKVWDALLKIATGDLTTYAALARSIDHPKACRAVGSAVGDNPVAYLIPCHRVIRSTGESGQYHWGAHRKSAMIGWEAARVLNNDADVSVELLTGDEQDH
- a CDS encoding alpha-ketoglutarate-dependent dioxygenase AlkB family protein; amino-acid sequence: MNLFDLDERRNLLPYDGEVIYYGRILTPAVANAYLDKLMRSVNWKNDEMVIYGKHFITQRKAAWYGDQNYSYTYSGTTKQAILWTDELREIKTLVEKHCGSTFNSCLLNLYHNGGEGMSWHSDDERLLGNDIVIASLSLGAERKFSFKHKTTKQTTSIDLENGSLLVMKGTTQRNWLHAVPKTTKVKQPRINLTFRTIVG
- a CDS encoding TonB-dependent receptor, whose translation is MLSKRTTCYFILFLLSVCCVPAIAQKRWALSGTVRDASTGETLIGASVRIEGPTQNGAATNAYGYYALSGTTGTYTLTVSYISYKTLTKSITLDKNTTLNIELQPGAELEAVVVSAKDRKNKNVRSPQMGVEQLDIKLLDNLPVLFGEKDILKTIQLLPGVKSGGEGNTGFFVRGGASDQNLILLDEATVYNSSHLLGFFSTFNADAIKTADLYKGGMPAQYGGRLSSVLDVKMDDGNNKTFAAEGGIGLIASRLKVEGPLVKGKSSFMISARRTYIDLLLKAAPDSDIRGNTLNFYDINAKVNYKFDDKNTVYASGYFGKDNIGIKDLFDNNWGNTTGTVRWNHVFNSSLFSNTSFIYNKYNYAIKLIDDVNDLKATSLIRDLNFKEDLQYFSNKHTFRFGLQATHHRIAPSDITASTTSSYNPLSIENRYGLETSAYLSDEYVLTPKLTILYGVRASLFSLLGPGTFNTYDADGNISSTATYSSGKFVKNYFNLEPRFSASYALNEENSIKASYNRNTQNIHILSNTGSSSPTDQYVMSSNNIRPEIADQAAVGYFRNLKDNAYELSAETYYKTMQNQIEYKNGAQLLANASVESELLYGSGRAYGLELYAKKRTGKLTGWVSYTLSRTERKFAALNNGNYFPSRYDRTHDLSLVGIYKLGKRWTLSGNYIYSTGNAVTFPAGKYQLNGNTAYFYTERNANRMPYTSRLDLSATLEAKDQSKRFRSSWSFGLYNALNRKNPYSIDFRDVPNDPSRTQAVQTSLFGIIPSITWNFKF
- a CDS encoding DUF4249 domain-containing protein, producing MKTFINLIYLITAVVLFTSCEKVIDVQVNTSASQLVIEGNITNVRETQRIKVSRSVNYTETNNFPAVTGAKVVVKDNVGNTWNFTHAGLGVYTFGPVRGIAGRTYNMTVTTNDNNTYTASSTMPAQVMVDSLSFTTLTFGGRTRKHVAVHYTDPRGVANYYRYILYRNGIASKSIFVESDRLTDGNKIKDELFPAGADDEDDQELETGDEATVEAQCIDKYVFNFFFTLRQQKRGGPGGGVTPGNPPSNISNGALGYFSAHTYQAIKITVP
- a CDS encoding MFS transporter, coding for MSEQDVTRTYPRHFLRAAVGGVFFLPGLIFASWASRIATIQQTLHLSDAGLGAILFCIPVGLILSLPVAGWLISHIGSRRLVVLGLIAYAIALIGLGAAPNVPILIACMIFYGFASNSVNIAVNTQAVAAEKLYEKPIMASFHGLWSLAGFVGAGLGTLMIGKRIVPLHHFIYVAIAVVFGLLIARKYLFDDKGPSEQGPAFVLPDRSLIKLGIIAFCSLICEGAMFDWSVIYFKKVVSAQGAWMGAGYTAFMCTMAMGRFVADSFSHRFGLKRTLQVSGLLTATGLIVSVIFPYIATAMLGFLLVGFGVSSVVPMVYSAAGRSKTMSPGMALAAVSTIGFVGFLVGPPVIGFIAGAFNLRVSFVLIAVMGLCVTGISSKVKL